The Synechococcus sp. MW101C3 genome has a segment encoding these proteins:
- a CDS encoding rod shape-determining protein MreD, giving the protein MGKLHRHPWFVASALLVPWLTLASPALLRLSGAPPSWAVLWLLPWAISDGPVSGALAGLGLGLLLDALTLDGATQIPALVLLGWWWGRLGRKGPPLERSFSLGLLALIGTFLLGLSLILQRLGLPPQLPLAGSLRTLLTQTLLTGLLAPMICSLLLLLWRQQNAPSRG; this is encoded by the coding sequence GTGGGCAAGCTGCACCGCCACCCCTGGTTTGTGGCCAGCGCTCTGCTCGTGCCATGGCTCACGCTGGCCTCTCCCGCGCTGCTGCGCCTCTCGGGGGCACCACCCAGCTGGGCGGTGCTGTGGCTTCTGCCCTGGGCGATCAGCGATGGGCCGGTCTCCGGTGCCCTGGCTGGGCTGGGGCTGGGGCTGTTGCTCGACGCCCTCACCCTCGATGGCGCCACCCAGATTCCGGCGCTGGTGCTGCTGGGCTGGTGGTGGGGGAGGCTCGGCCGCAAGGGACCGCCGCTTGAGCGCAGCTTCAGCCTCGGGCTGCTGGCCCTGATCGGCACCTTTCTGCTGGGGCTCAGCTTGATCCTTCAGCGGCTGGGCCTACCCCCCCAGCTGCCTCTCGCCGGCAGCCTGCGCACCCTGCTGACCCAGACCCTGCTCACCGGTCTGCTGGCGCCGATGATCTGTTCGCTGCTGCTG